The Meriones unguiculatus strain TT.TT164.6M chromosome 1, Bangor_MerUng_6.1, whole genome shotgun sequence genome has a segment encoding these proteins:
- the Ddx25 gene encoding ATP-dependent RNA helicase DDX25 isoform X1, translating to MASLLWGGDAGAAESERLNCHFSNLVHPRKNLRGIRSTTVPNIDGSLNTEEDDDEDDVVDLAANSLLNKLIRQSLVESSHRVEVLQKDPSSPLYSVKTFEELRLKEELLKGIYAMGFNRPSKIQEMALPMMLAHPPQNLIAQSQSGTGKTAAFVLAMLSRVNALELFPQCLCLAPTYELALQTGRVVERMGKFCVDVEVMYAIRGNRIPRGTEVTKQIIIGTPGTVLDWCFKRKLIDLTKIRVFVLDEADVMIDTQGFSDQSIRIQRALPSECQMLLFSATFEDSVWQFAERIIPDPNVIKLRKEELTLNNIRQYYVLCENRKDKYQALCNIYGGITIGQAIIFCQTRRNAKWLTVEMMQDGHQVSLLSGELTVEQRASIIQRFRDGKEKVLITTNVCARGIDVKQVTIVVNFDLPVNQSEEPDYETYLHRIGRTGRFGKKGLAFNMIEVDKLPLLMKIQDHFNSNIKQLDPEDMDEIEKIEY from the exons ATGGCTCTCTTAACAcggaagaagatgatgatgaagatgatgtaG TGGATTTGGCAGCCAATTCACTCTTAAACAAATTAATCCGTCAGTCCTTAGTAGAATCCAGCCACCGAGTGGAAGTCTTACAGAAGGATCCCAGCTCTCCACTCTACTCGGTGAAAACATTTGAGGAACTACGGCT AAAAGAAGAGTTACTAAAAGGGATTTATGCAATGGGATTTAACAGACCATCCAAAATCCAAGAGATGGCCCTCCCTATGATGCTCGCACATCC TCCCCAGAACCTCATAGCACAGAGCCAGTCCGGAACAGGAAAAACAGCTGCCTTTGTCTTAGCAATGCTAAGCAGAGTGAATGCCTTGGAATTGTTTCCACAG TGCCTCTGCCTGGCTCCTACCTATGAACTGGCTCTGCAGACTGGCCGTGTGGTTGAAAGGATGGGGAAATTCTGTGTGGATGTTGAAGTGATGTATGCCATTCGAGGAAATCGAA TTCCTAGGGGCACGGAAGTCACCAAACAGATTATAATTGGTACTCCTGGGACTGTCCTAGATTGGTGTTTCAAGCGAAAATTGATTGATTTGACTAAGATTCGTGTGTTTGTCCTGGATGAAGCAGATGTGATGATCGACACCCAAGGATTCTCAGATCAGAGTATTCGTATTCAAAG agcGTTACCCTCCGAATGCCAGATGCTCCTCTTTTCGGCGACCTTTGAGGACTCTGTGTGGCAGTTTGCTGAACGAATCATCCCTGACCCCAATGTTATCAAGTTACGAAAAGAAGAGCTGACCCTGAACAACATCCGGCAGTATTATGTGCTGTGTGAGAACAGGAAAGACAAATACCAAGCCCTGTGTAACATCTACGGCGGCATCACCATTGGCCAGGCCATCATCTTCTGCCAG acGCGCCGAAACGCCAAGTGGCTGACTGTGGAGATGATGCAGGATGGCCATCAAGTATCCTTGCTAAGCGGGGAGCTCACAGTGGAGCAGCGAGCCTCCATCATTCAGAGGTTCCGAGATGGCAAAGAGAAGGTTCTTATAACGACCAATGTCTGTGCGCGAG GAATTGATGTGAAGCAGGTTACCATTGTTGTGAACTTTGACCTTCCTGTAAACCAGTCAGAAGAGCCAGACTATGAGACCTACCTCCACCGTATAGGACGGACAGGACGCTTTGGGAAAAAAGGTCTCGCCTTTAACATGATCGAGGTGGATAAGCTGCCCCTGCTTATGAAAATACAGGACCACTTCA ATAGCAATATTAAGCAACTCGACCCAGAAGATATGGATGAGATTGAAAAGATCGAATATTGA
- the Ddx25 gene encoding ATP-dependent RNA helicase DDX25 isoform X2, with product MGFNRPSKIQEMALPMMLAHPPQNLIAQSQSGTGKTAAFVLAMLSRVNALELFPQCLCLAPTYELALQTGRVVERMGKFCVDVEVMYAIRGNRIPRGTEVTKQIIIGTPGTVLDWCFKRKLIDLTKIRVFVLDEADVMIDTQGFSDQSIRIQRALPSECQMLLFSATFEDSVWQFAERIIPDPNVIKLRKEELTLNNIRQYYVLCENRKDKYQALCNIYGGITIGQAIIFCQTRRNAKWLTVEMMQDGHQVSLLSGELTVEQRASIIQRFRDGKEKVLITTNVCARGIDVKQVTIVVNFDLPVNQSEEPDYETYLHRIGRTGRFGKKGLAFNMIEVDKLPLLMKIQDHFNSNIKQLDPEDMDEIEKIEY from the exons ATGGGATTTAACAGACCATCCAAAATCCAAGAGATGGCCCTCCCTATGATGCTCGCACATCC TCCCCAGAACCTCATAGCACAGAGCCAGTCCGGAACAGGAAAAACAGCTGCCTTTGTCTTAGCAATGCTAAGCAGAGTGAATGCCTTGGAATTGTTTCCACAG TGCCTCTGCCTGGCTCCTACCTATGAACTGGCTCTGCAGACTGGCCGTGTGGTTGAAAGGATGGGGAAATTCTGTGTGGATGTTGAAGTGATGTATGCCATTCGAGGAAATCGAA TTCCTAGGGGCACGGAAGTCACCAAACAGATTATAATTGGTACTCCTGGGACTGTCCTAGATTGGTGTTTCAAGCGAAAATTGATTGATTTGACTAAGATTCGTGTGTTTGTCCTGGATGAAGCAGATGTGATGATCGACACCCAAGGATTCTCAGATCAGAGTATTCGTATTCAAAG agcGTTACCCTCCGAATGCCAGATGCTCCTCTTTTCGGCGACCTTTGAGGACTCTGTGTGGCAGTTTGCTGAACGAATCATCCCTGACCCCAATGTTATCAAGTTACGAAAAGAAGAGCTGACCCTGAACAACATCCGGCAGTATTATGTGCTGTGTGAGAACAGGAAAGACAAATACCAAGCCCTGTGTAACATCTACGGCGGCATCACCATTGGCCAGGCCATCATCTTCTGCCAG acGCGCCGAAACGCCAAGTGGCTGACTGTGGAGATGATGCAGGATGGCCATCAAGTATCCTTGCTAAGCGGGGAGCTCACAGTGGAGCAGCGAGCCTCCATCATTCAGAGGTTCCGAGATGGCAAAGAGAAGGTTCTTATAACGACCAATGTCTGTGCGCGAG GAATTGATGTGAAGCAGGTTACCATTGTTGTGAACTTTGACCTTCCTGTAAACCAGTCAGAAGAGCCAGACTATGAGACCTACCTCCACCGTATAGGACGGACAGGACGCTTTGGGAAAAAAGGTCTCGCCTTTAACATGATCGAGGTGGATAAGCTGCCCCTGCTTATGAAAATACAGGACCACTTCA ATAGCAATATTAAGCAACTCGACCCAGAAGATATGGATGAGATTGAAAAGATCGAATATTGA